Below is a genomic region from Raphanus sativus cultivar WK10039 chromosome 4, ASM80110v3, whole genome shotgun sequence.
AGTATCTGCTTCTTTCTTTTAGGCATTCTAATTAAAACCCAAAAGAGACCTTTCATCTCAGCGTGTAACGTCAAGATCTGCGGTAGTTTCGGAGACCTCCGGTTTTGTACACCTCCCGTCCTATACACTCGCCATGTAGCATTCATTTTAAACCAACGGAAGAGAGTTGCTTAAGTAATTTTCATAAACACAAAGAAACAATTTTAAGGATAGAATCATATGCGGTTCTTAAAACCAGCTTTCTATAAAGTCCAAAAAATTATGTACGATGAGCATTTTGTTCGTGGAATTAATTATCTCACTTATATTAGTTGAGAAGTACAACTATAAATCTAACcttgttttttaaaaacaaaaaacaaaaaccatgGGAAATGCAATTTAATCTAAAAGAAACTCTTTTTAACATTTtccttaattattataaataaataaaaatatattttaaaagataagaaaagaaaacaaacattttttttagtttttctctATGTATCCCGTCTTCCACTTATACGATTCAGAGCATATATGATACTGCCAAATAATGTAATATTAATTGAAAACTGTCTATAATTGGTTACGAATCTGACGGGAAAAAGAAGAGGATAGTGAAAAGGGGGCATGATCCTAACATGTTCTCTAACATGGCTTGATTTGAATCAAACATCCAATCTCCACAAAGATGCATGCGTGTTTGGTTTCGTTACAGAGAATTCTTAGTGTAAAGATACATTCCCCTCATGCCACAATGTGAACTTAAACCACTTTGCTCTATCTAACAGAGACCCATTACTTATATTAATTAGCATTTATTTATTCAACATGCTCATAATATTATGAGAAGACTAAGACTGTACATAAATGATAAATCATAACTTATAAAAAGACAAACcctttttgatttttaaaaacagcTATTCTTCTTCGAATCCTGTCGGATTAAACTTTATACGTTAGACATAAGCTGTCCtaaacacattaaattaatGCAAAAACATGGGTCTTCTTCCACGCACatgcaattatatatttatatatatcaatatatggTCCAGTACTACAAGCAAAACATTACGACTACACAGAACAAACAGTAGTTCTCTCTCCCCGcacctctcctctctctcctcttatTCAAAACTAGGGTTCTTGAGTTGTCCATGGAGAGAGAAGAATGCAGCAGCAGCGAATCCGGTTGGACCACGTATATTTCTTCGCCTATGGAGGAAGACGAGGAGGAGGTAACTGATGAGGTATATTATGAAGGGCATATCATCGAAAAAGATCGAAGAAAATATGCCAACGAGTACGAAAGCAACAAAGACAGCGACGATTCTATGGCTTCCGATGCTTCTTCCGGGCCAAGTTATCACCAAACGAGCAACAGAGGGAGAAGGAGAGAAGGTCTCGTTTTAAGAAACGGGAAAAGTGAAAGTAATAGTAAAAGTAATGATGTTTATGATTATAAACATGATGATAAGAATAGTGGTAATCATAAATGTAggacaaaagagaagaaaaagggTGAAAACAAGACTAGATCTTCTAAAAAGAAgtaaactttcttcttcttgaagttGTTTGTATGTAAATTGGGATTGGATTATTGATTTCCTTATTTTTGTGTTGGGGTTTTTTGATACCTCACGCAAAGGGtgtttgattatttatatttttttcagttgATATTTATATTCTCGTATGCCACTCTTGTCtcttgattattattatttttttttactcctCATACTAATGCAACATGATGATTATTATTTCTCTCATGGTAAATCTAACATGCCCAAGATAGATCATTTACATATATCAGAGCATGTTTAGGTGGTTGTTGTTACATTATAACTAAGGTTTAGTTTGATCAAATTCAAGCTCAAGTTTACATTAACACATACATGTTTACGCAACATTGAACGGCTGTTTCGACGCCACATGTTTTTTTTATGGCGAGGGTTTTAAGGAAAAAGAAGTATAAGATGAATATTTAAATGTATGGTTAGTCTTTGAAAATTTCGGTTATAAAGATTGAGAAATGCTGTCATGAACCAAAGTGGTGTAAATGAAAATAGATATAGAAAGGCATGTGTGATGAAACGTGTCCATCGAGACAACTTCTCTATTATTGATCACATTGTGGCTTTCTATGCGTGTTTGATCAAATTGTCTTAaatatatatgatgaaaatgtttTGTTCGTTTGTTTGGCTTGGCTGTAAAGAGGGAAATGGATCCACCGCAGACACATGACAGCAACATGGGAACTACTCCACAGAAAAATAATTAGTCTTTCTGAATGTTCACAATTTTTTGGGCATATAAActagagaatgagtaaattaGTCACCCCCAAATTGAGGAAAAACTATTTACATTTTTTCGATTGAGATTTAGAGGAAATTTAACAAAAAgtagaaatttaaataagaaaaatccAAAGcgtaatatttgaaaaaaaataatgtttgatGAAGTTGTTGGTAAAACAATAACCGGAGTATAGGTTGGGAATCCATGGTGAACTATGTCATGTCAAAACCATTTGCCGAGGAAGTACTTATGGGCCTAGTTCTTAAAGAAAGAAgtcaaaactaaaccaaaagtCTAAAACGTATACAAACCAAAGTTTTGAATATTAGCCCATGGGCCTTcgataataataattttctttttgacgTTTATTATCCTCAATTAACTAAcgattctttttaaaaattaatgttaaaTTGATTCcaaatatctaatctattaaaattgaagtacactTTAGAAATAACCCTCATTTCATATTTAACTAGGTATAATCCTTCACCATGTGCAACaataagatttttaatttaaattatatttataaattaaaatttgttaatgttttagattttattattttaaacaaattttttagaataaataCTAATTTAGTTAAACagaaaattaagataaaataaataatttttataattatattaagacatattaattaaattgtataagataaaataaatttgatataatttttataattatcaaaatatagaaCTACATAATTTCTAAAtttgtagaaaataaaaaagaaataatggaTATTACGGTTaaagtttcagttttttttaaaaaatattgtataaaattttgaaagtcttatttaaaaataaaaattaattcataATCCTATATAATgttccaaaaaaagaaaattcataatCCTATTAGGTAATACATCtagataactcctaaacatATCAGTATCCCTAATTTCCATATCTCAATAGGATTAACTCTTTATCTTGTATCTAGAATTTACTTTTCTTTCAATCTTAATCCAACATACAAAAACAGAAAAGTGTGGATTCTAGGCATGTGAGTATTCACCAGTAATCGCTGTAGATTTGTCCAGTCGTATGCAACTTGGTTGCCATATACTAACGATTCTTTGGTAACCTTACGATTTGGAGTTAGCGTTAAAATATCAAAAGGATTCTTCTACCTATAATCGAATTTACTGCTCCAAAGTACCCATTAACATTCACATGTTATGACGAAAAACAAGACTTTAttgtaaaagtttttttttaaaaaaatatgtagaaGGAAAAACCAATTGTCGTACACGAaacgaaaaagaaagaaaggaatGGTCTCAGATACACTCGTACTTTGGACACACACATTTATAGAAACACAGAGACAAAGATTGAGATGATTCTTGAAACAATACGTAAAGTGAAAGATATAACAATCAAAAGCGAGAAAAGAAACTCCACTGTTCTTGGAAGATGAAATGGAACCAAAAGATTCTCGATATTTTAGGAGTCCAAGTGGCAAGTGCTGTTAATTATGACTTAACCcgttaaaaaaaactaatcataTGTCTTTGTTCAGTTTTCAGTAATAAACCGTACGTAGTTAATACCGAGATTAAGAATATCTCCAATAGcatactatttttttcttatataatttacactaaaataaaattaccctattatagaataatttttgtttcaatgGTATACTATATAATAGAATAATTATATTACAAAGTGAAATATAGAGTAATGTCATTTTTCCactccaaatataaaattaaaaagggaCATTCTTTTATATCtcattctataatagagtaattctattatatagtaaaccattggagcaaaattaatctattatagagttattctattttagtgttaattattaaaaaaataataatgtgcAATCGGAGATGTTCTAAGTTTCGTTTCACACTTACTGAGGACAATGACCTGCAGAATGATTAGTGatatattttgttcatttttctATTAGCTAGCGACCAGCAAAATCgataaaatgtttttgtttcttaatgACTGGATCAACGACAGgtttttgtaacaaaattaaCTAACCACGTGTACGAAGAATTTAAACGGACATGATTTAATTGCTGGTTTATGTCGTCACTAACTATTAGATGAACATGAATTATAAGCTTTATgtatcttttctttatttatctTTCCAACTTTGTTGGGCGATTTCCGTTTATAAAAGTTGCCCTTCTCTAGGGGTTAGCTTCGTATCTGGAATTGTTTATTTGTGTGGATTCCAGTAGACTACTACGCGGAAGGACGACTGAGGTTTTGCTTGGTTTAAATACTTCGGTATTACTAAAGATTGGTTTCGATCAAGAGAGTATATGAACATAAGATATATACCTGTGTatgatgaaaataaagaaaaggaaGTTAAAGGTGATTATATCTTTTTGTTGTCTCTTTGAGTATTCCACTGACATTCCGTTCTGCGTGATGATAGGGGAAAAAAGTTGAAAGAGTGATTGAATTTTTCTAAATGAAATTTTCTTgtaaatgaaatttatatattaactaCAAGGTGGTGTTATAGTGGTATGCGAATTCTGAGTTGTTAAATAATCCAGATTCCATTTACTTATGATTTATCTTGTGGTCACGTAGATTTGTGGTCACTTAGATATGAAACTAAAATTAGATCTCATTTGAATACATAGAGAAATAGTTCATCTGTGGATTTCACCTCCATTTGAGACTTAGTCTGAACTTTTCTATAGACCGGAAATACCATAGATTAgtagaaaatttatatgttaaaggATGTGTTTGATGCGATTGTAAGTTTCCTGGCTAGCAAGGTTATGGCAAGGAATCTCATGACacgaaaaaataataaaagtttgCTTGTTTTGTTGACCACATTTCGTAAGAGGATTTCGTACGTAAGATTGTTTCTTTGTCTATCTGTCTGTGTCAAAAAAGATAGCATGATAGGTTTTGGTTTACTTTGTAGTTTGTACCATATGAAAATGGTTTTAGGCTCTTGACCAATCTTTTAAATCCTTTTTATTGCCGTTTTTTGTAGATTTTGATATATAAGTAACAGGTTTATATATTACAAGAAATTAAGAGTAACAGGTTTATATCAAACGGATACATTTGATGAAAATGTACGTGAACagtattttcataaaattaagataaaggTCTCACTGATTTCAACAAGATGTAATTTCCAATTTGGATATAGCATCTCTGTATAAAAATGACGTACGTCATGTACCAATAGACAATGTTAACCCCCAAAACTATAGCATCACTTAAACATCGAAGCTGTTAAGTTAGATTACAGTCACCCACAGGCCATCGaatacaatttgtttttttttttaactcaacatCAACTTTTCATTAACCAAATGTGAATACAGGATTACAACCTCAAGAGATTTTAAACCCAACATACAACCAATGAGATCTAGTATCGCCTAGGAACACTGGAGTCGAAACTGGTTTGGATCCTAGACTACCCAATCTAATTCATCGGTGTATTTTTCACCACAATGAGACGAGTTCTTCCCACGACCCGAGAAGAACCGTCTCTTGACCTCTATTAAGACCACATGATACGAAAACAACAGTACAAACAAACAGACTATGAGAAAAGCCAGATTCGATGTAAAACACTAGCGATTGGTCTCCACAAGATTTGAGTTCAGTCCGTGTACCAACAGCTTCATCGCCAGACAGCGCATTCTGAACTTGACCCATATCCGTTGTCAACCCTTGTCTCGATCCATAGCCAAAAAAACCGGACAGAAGCCATCCGGACTGAAAGTCGGACTGTGACGTCGATAATCATGAGTGATACCCCAAGTCGCAGCTACAGAAGGTGCAGACCTCATACCGCCGGGACGAGACACAACCAGTCACCGGTGTCGGGATGTATGATTCTGCCACACTTCACCGGCCAAGATCACATCTCTGGGTGACTACTCCATCAATATAAATCTTGGAGCATGTTGTCCCTGAGAACCAGAGAACAACCCTTCATTCACCGCACATCAAATTTCTTCTCCATCTGTCTCACCGTCACACCATAAGGTATAACCGAGACATGGGAGACGTCCGACCCACTCACGCGCCGCCGCCGTGAACCTCTCCccatagatctgaaaaaatgaaaactagATCTGGCGAGTTCTCCAGTCCTAAAAGCCGACTATCCTCTCCTCAAACCCACCGCAGGTCTCGCCACCTCTCCAATGGACGCCGGTCACCGTCACCGTCGAACTAATCGCAGGTTCACGAGAACTCGAAACGGCTCAGAGAAGATTGCATATCAACTAGGGTTGAAAGAGGAGGAGGATAGCAAAGAGAAAAGGAGGATGAAAAGGGAAGAAGTTGCCTCCGGCACCACCACGGAGGCAGGCCGGAGCTAGGGTTAACTGTGTCTGTTCTTTTTTGTTCGCGAGAGAGAAAAGGAGCGTTTCAACCTTTTTACTACCCCATCGAATACAATTTGTAGAGCACTCCTGTTGGGGGTTCTTGTTATACATACACATgaatctattttctattttattaaaatagaattacATATATATGAATACCCCTTAGATTTGCAGATTATTTATAATCCAGTGCCATcagaaatttaattaatttaatgtaAAAAATGTCTATTTTTTCCACGTATTAAATGTTTTCCTAAAATAActcaaattaattataatgaaggaaacaaataactaaatgactattcttttcttttccatGTAGaggatattttcttttatcacCATATCAAATTTCATGTAATATAGACACTGACTAAGAATGttaattcatataatatataaatatattatgttatatgtattttcatataaataatattccaaTTTAAATTCagtatcatatatttaaaatactatatacaaaatttttattatatattatcatcaaaTTTTTATccacaacaaaaataaaaatacatttgtgCAAATATATGGATCATATTCTACAAAGTATGGATGATAAAGTTGATGGtttacaagaaaaaataaaattactcaatataaactataaaattattgtgtttagaaatgtcatattaaacaattatttaaacaggtaaattttaaaatatacattatcaattatacaaataaatacatattaCAAACTAAGATCACATTCCTAACTATTTTAGCTAactataattttcaaaatatctataattttttgaaaatcttaCTAACCAAGTTTAAATCCATATATTCAACATCTTTATAATCTTTAGTATAGCGATA
It encodes:
- the LOC108852488 gene encoding protein SOB FIVE-LIKE 3-like, with protein sequence MEREECSSSESGWTTYISSPMEEDEEEVTDEVYYEGHIIEKDRRKYANEYESNKDSDDSMASDASSGPSYHQTSNRGRRREGLVLRNGKSESNSKSNDVYDYKHDDKNSGNHKCRTKEKKKGENKTRSSKKK